Proteins found in one Candidatus Methylomirabilota bacterium genomic segment:
- a CDS encoding ABC transporter substrate-binding protein — MSIPRFLRVVGLAALVIVAASPALGQAPRSGGSLTLRLREDLPQGFAIHESPTISTMWPAMPCLSNLVLFDPLKPTHSVDNLIGELAERWSWQESYRKLVFFLRKDVRWHDGKPFTSRDVKATFDMLREALEAPAKLRFNPRKEWWANVEAVDAIDPLTVVFRLKRPQPSLLLMLASGYTPIYAAHVPAASYRAGCVGTGPFKLKDWRKGEFVEYVKNPDYFVKGRPYLDGLRYLIIAERGTATAAVQAGRVDATFPGETGKGIADQLKKAVPQLVITTVNSSVLDHLILNTRKPPFDNAKVRQAVNRAIDRRALAAAVYQGGATLGASMVPRPYGVWGMLEADLRGLAGYGNPSEEKAQARKLLGEAGFGPSSPLKLEMVTRNLPAFADLSSFVIGELKRVGIEASLRQVDSSQWYPMQARGEFQLGTDRNGLEPDDPDANFYEHYACGSSRNYSGYCDESLTQLIDRQSQELDARKRLALVNEIQLKLEQTAARPSLVWRLDYFTVWPHVKNLVPHHSIYGWGRLQEVWRDK, encoded by the coding sequence AGGACTTGCCGCAGGGCTTCGCGATCCACGAGAGCCCGACGATCTCCACCATGTGGCCGGCCATGCCGTGCCTCAGCAACCTGGTGCTCTTCGATCCGCTGAAGCCCACCCATAGCGTGGACAACCTCATCGGTGAGCTCGCCGAGCGCTGGTCGTGGCAGGAGAGCTATCGCAAGCTGGTCTTCTTTCTCCGCAAGGACGTGAGGTGGCACGACGGCAAGCCTTTCACCTCCAGGGACGTCAAGGCCACCTTCGACATGCTCCGGGAGGCGCTGGAGGCTCCCGCCAAGCTGCGGTTCAACCCGCGGAAGGAATGGTGGGCCAACGTCGAGGCGGTCGACGCCATCGATCCGCTCACCGTGGTGTTCCGGCTGAAGCGGCCCCAGCCCTCCCTGCTCCTCATGCTGGCCTCCGGATACACACCCATCTACGCCGCTCACGTGCCCGCGGCCAGCTACCGGGCGGGTTGCGTCGGCACGGGGCCCTTCAAGCTGAAGGACTGGCGCAAGGGCGAGTTCGTCGAGTACGTGAAGAACCCCGACTACTTCGTGAAGGGCCGGCCCTACCTGGACGGCCTGCGATATCTGATCATCGCGGAGCGCGGAACGGCCACGGCGGCCGTCCAGGCGGGGCGCGTGGATGCGACGTTCCCGGGCGAAACGGGGAAGGGCATCGCCGATCAGCTCAAGAAGGCCGTGCCCCAGCTCGTCATCACGACCGTGAATTCCAGCGTCCTCGATCATCTCATCCTCAATACGAGGAAGCCGCCGTTCGACAACGCCAAGGTGCGTCAGGCCGTCAACCGCGCCATCGACCGGCGGGCCCTCGCGGCTGCCGTCTACCAGGGAGGAGCCACCCTCGGCGCCTCCATGGTGCCCAGGCCCTACGGAGTGTGGGGCATGCTCGAGGCTGATCTGCGCGGGCTCGCCGGCTACGGCAATCCCAGCGAGGAGAAGGCCCAGGCCCGCAAGCTGCTCGGCGAGGCCGGATTCGGTCCCAGCAGTCCCCTGAAGCTCGAGATGGTCACCCGCAACCTCCCGGCCTTCGCCGACCTCAGCTCCTTCGTGATCGGCGAGCTCAAGCGCGTCGGCATCGAAGCCTCGCTGAGGCAGGTGGACTCATCCCAGTGGTATCCAATGCAGGCGCGCGGGGAGTTTCAGCTCGGCACGGATCGAAACGGTCTCGAGCCCGATGACCCCGATGCGAACTTCTACGAGCACTATGCCTGCGGATCGTCCCGGAACTATTCAGGCTATTGCGACGAGAGCCTCACCCAGCTCATCGACCGGCAATCTCAGGAGCTGGATGCCCGGAAGCGGCTCGCCCTGGTCAATGAGATCCAGCTGAAGCTGGAGCAGACGGCCGCCCGGCCGTCCCTCGTCTGGCGACTCGACTACTTCACGGTGTGGCCACACGTGAAGAACCTGGTGCCCCACCATTCGATCTACGGCTGGGGTCGCCTGCAGGAGGTGTGGCGCGACAAGTAG